Genomic window (Argonema galeatum A003/A1):
GGATTGCTCCCCCTCCCATTACTGGGGTAATGTTCGCCTTGACAATGTTAGTGGTCGGTACTTTCCAAGCAGCACTGGCTTAACCCTTTAGACCTGTTTAACCACCTGGTTCTAGAGCTACAGACTGGCGTCGCATCCGTAGGTAGGAACTTGAACTCTTTCCACTAACGTAGGTATTGCTACCTGAGTCTGGTCAACTCGACTCTTTCAAGCCACCACTATAATCGGAGTACCGATTATAGTGGTGGGTTGTTGACCCTGAAATTTGGTTACGATGAGAACCCGTGCCTTTCTCTAAGCTAACTCAGTTGGTTACACAACCATAGCCCGGTACGACATTAAAATAAGGAAGCTGCAACCTCTAAAGTATCGTTTATTGGGAAAATAGTTGTGTTGAAATATCAGGCTCGAATCTATGTTACTCTGCGGCCTTCAGTTTTAGACCCGGCTGGTACGGCTGTGCAGTCTGGACTGAAGCACATGGGTTATGAAAATGTGGAACAAGTGAGAATAGGGAAGTATGTCGAACTGACGCTGACTGCTGAGTCTCTTGATGCGGCGAAAAAGCAACTGGATGTGATTTGCGACCAGTTGTTGGCGAATGTGGTGATTGAAAATTATCGCTTTGAGTTGGCTGAGGTGTCTGCACCGGCGGAGGCGAAGGTATGAAGTTTGGGGTGCTGGTTTTTCCGGGTTCAAATTGCGATCGCGATGTCGCTTATGTGACCCGCGATATCTTGAAACAGCCAACGCGCATGGTTTGGCATGAGGAAACGGAT
Coding sequences:
- the purS gene encoding phosphoribosylformylglycinamidine synthase subunit PurS yields the protein MVVLKYQARIYVTLRPSVLDPAGTAVQSGLKHMGYENVEQVRIGKYVELTLTAESLDAAKKQLDVICDQLLANVVIENYRFELAEVSAPAEAKV